The proteins below are encoded in one region of Bacteroidota bacterium:
- a CDS encoding efflux RND transporter permease subunit: MRLPALAIQNYQFTIIMVLLLSLVGLVSFLTMPRSEDPPIDAPGTRILVVYPGASPEDIESLVIDPIEEAVNALDDLKEIQSTAQNGLGDIVVEFIASEDPDDTYDEVNQAVNGIRDNLPAGILAIETLKFSTADVIIMQIALMSEQVSYTILEKEAEKLERQFERVSGVMQADIWAFPETEVRVSLDLEKMKEMRISMDQIIGAVQSSSQNIPGGSVDLGARRFNIQTSGDYESLDDIRQTIVATNGQRVVYLNDIADVDFDYEDDTYRGRYNGRRSVFVTVAQRTGTNIYDVKAGLDEALASFGAQLPEGVEMETVFDQSVGVTERVNGFFNNLFQGVLLVGLVILLALGVRASGIVVLAIPVSILIAIGWLDFSGYGIQQMSIVGLVVALGLLVDNAIVVTENVARYRKQGLDGFEAALKGTKEVGWAIMAATVTTVLSFLPIVLIQNDSGDYIRSMPMTVIFALIASLFVSLTMTPFLSSRLLRNQAKTTRKPVLQGVLARLVAGPYRRVLRGAIKRPFVVLVLAFTIFAGSLMLFPLVGVSLFPKAEKPLFYINIEMSDGATLDHTDAAVRTVEEILATQDEVVGYASNIGNDNPRFYYNVLPRGKKSNIGQVLVSVESLDKVPGLIRRLKGEFAEVTGADIDILELENGPPIEAPIAIKVIGPDNEVIKRISGDLENIMLATEGTENVNNPLRSNKTDLHVRINRDKAGLLGIPLVEIDRTVRASMAGLPVGTYRDPSGDEHNIVARLPLDDRPGMEDFDRISVTSFMGASIPLRQVADVELEAVPTRIDHFNLERTATVTSYVQEGYSDFELTAQILEDVEAYDWPVGYRYYVAGKQEAQQESFGGMASALVVALLGILGVLVLQFRSFSQPLIIIVAVPLAIIGSIPALLITGFTFSFSAFIGLTSLVGIVVNNSIILVDYANKLIASGKSVIEAVVEAGETRFSPIILTSLTTIGGLLPLTLTNSTMWSPMGWVIIGGLVASTALTLIVVPVLYKLFTPQVKVES; the protein is encoded by the coding sequence ATGAGACTGCCCGCTCTTGCAATACAAAATTACCAGTTTACGATCATCATGGTATTGCTCCTTTCCCTGGTGGGATTGGTGAGCTTCCTGACGATGCCACGTTCTGAAGACCCGCCCATTGATGCGCCGGGTACCCGTATTCTTGTTGTCTACCCGGGCGCTAGTCCGGAAGACATTGAGAGCCTTGTGATTGACCCGATTGAGGAGGCCGTCAACGCATTGGATGATCTGAAAGAAATCCAGTCAACGGCACAGAATGGTCTTGGTGATATTGTAGTAGAATTTATCGCCAGTGAAGACCCCGATGATACGTACGATGAAGTTAACCAGGCGGTCAATGGTATCCGCGACAATTTGCCGGCTGGTATCCTGGCGATCGAAACGTTGAAGTTCTCAACGGCGGATGTCATCATAATGCAGATTGCGCTGATGTCGGAGCAGGTAAGCTACACCATCCTCGAAAAGGAGGCTGAAAAACTGGAGCGGCAGTTCGAACGCGTTTCGGGCGTGATGCAGGCGGATATCTGGGCCTTCCCGGAAACGGAAGTACGCGTATCGCTGGATCTGGAAAAAATGAAAGAAATGCGCATTTCGATGGACCAAATCATCGGTGCGGTACAGTCGAGTAGCCAGAACATCCCCGGCGGCAGCGTAGACCTTGGTGCCCGCCGGTTCAACATTCAGACAAGCGGTGACTATGAATCACTCGACGACATCCGGCAAACCATCGTTGCCACAAACGGTCAGCGGGTTGTTTACCTGAATGATATCGCGGATGTTGATTTTGACTATGAAGATGACACGTACCGCGGGCGCTACAATGGCCGGCGCAGTGTGTTTGTGACTGTTGCCCAGCGCACCGGGACCAACATCTACGATGTGAAGGCCGGCCTCGATGAGGCGCTAGCATCCTTTGGCGCACAATTGCCAGAAGGCGTCGAAATGGAAACGGTATTCGATCAGTCCGTTGGAGTAACGGAGCGTGTCAATGGCTTCTTTAATAACCTGTTTCAGGGCGTGTTACTTGTTGGGCTCGTCATCCTGCTAGCGCTTGGCGTCCGGGCTTCCGGTATCGTAGTTCTGGCTATCCCGGTATCAATTCTGATTGCGATTGGCTGGCTGGATTTTTCGGGGTATGGGATCCAGCAGATGTCGATTGTCGGGTTGGTGGTGGCCCTTGGGTTATTGGTTGACAATGCTATCGTCGTGACCGAGAATGTGGCGCGTTACCGTAAACAGGGACTGGATGGATTTGAGGCCGCGCTCAAAGGCACAAAAGAAGTTGGCTGGGCCATTATGGCTGCCACCGTTACCACGGTGCTTTCCTTTTTGCCGATTGTGCTGATTCAGAATGACAGCGGCGACTACATCAGAAGCATGCCAATGACGGTGATCTTTGCGCTGATTGCGTCGCTGTTTGTGTCGTTGACCATGACACCCTTTTTATCGAGTCGACTACTCCGGAATCAGGCAAAAACTACCCGCAAGCCAGTATTGCAAGGCGTGTTAGCGCGACTCGTGGCGGGACCGTACCGGCGGGTTTTGCGTGGCGCCATAAAGCGGCCGTTTGTGGTGCTTGTGCTAGCATTTACAATTTTTGCCGGCAGTCTCATGCTCTTCCCACTTGTTGGCGTTTCCCTGTTTCCGAAAGCGGAAAAACCGCTGTTCTATATCAACATAGAAATGTCTGATGGGGCAACGCTCGACCATACAGATGCGGCAGTGCGTACCGTGGAAGAGATATTGGCGACGCAAGACGAGGTGGTGGGGTATGCCTCGAATATCGGCAACGATAACCCCCGTTTCTATTACAACGTATTACCACGCGGCAAGAAGAGTAACATCGGGCAGGTTTTGGTTTCCGTTGAGAGCCTGGACAAAGTGCCGGGATTGATTCGGCGGTTGAAAGGCGAATTTGCTGAAGTCACCGGGGCAGATATCGATATCCTCGAACTGGAAAATGGGCCGCCCATTGAAGCACCTATCGCGATCAAGGTGATTGGGCCGGACAATGAGGTGATAAAACGGATTTCAGGGGATCTCGAAAACATAATGCTGGCCACTGAGGGCACAGAAAATGTTAATAATCCGCTGCGTTCCAATAAAACAGACCTACACGTTCGCATCAATCGCGACAAAGCCGGCTTGTTGGGTATTCCACTTGTAGAAATCGACCGTACCGTGCGTGCCAGCATGGCTGGGCTACCTGTGGGCACGTACCGGGATCCGAGTGGCGATGAACATAACATCGTAGCGCGTCTGCCTTTGGACGATCGTCCGGGGATGGAAGATTTCGACCGAATTTCTGTGACGTCGTTTATGGGAGCCAGCATTCCTTTGCGTCAGGTTGCTGATGTAGAACTGGAAGCCGTGCCTACCCGGATCGACCACTTCAATCTGGAGCGTACAGCAACAGTGACGTCGTATGTACAGGAGGGGTATTCTGATTTTGAGCTAACGGCCCAGATTTTGGAGGATGTTGAAGCGTACGATTGGCCGGTTGGCTATCGCTATTACGTGGCAGGAAAGCAGGAGGCACAGCAGGAAAGCTTTGGCGGGATGGCCTCAGCGCTGGTTGTGGCACTGCTGGGTATTCTGGGCGTTCTCGTTCTCCAGTTCCGGTCTTTCAGTCAGCCCCTTATCATCATTGTAGCTGTACCGCTGGCTATCATCGGATCCATCCCGGCGCTGTTGATCACGGGTTTTACGTTCAGCTTCTCCGCATTTATTGGGCTGACCAGCCTGGTTGGGATTGTTGTTAACAACTCGATCATACTGGTGGACTATGCTAACAAGTTAATTGCTTCGGGTAAATCTGTAATAGAAGCAGTTGTCGAAGCAGGCGAAACGCGGTTTAGTCCGATTATTCTAACTTCGCTAACCACCATTGGGGGCCTGCTCCCGCTTACTCTTACCAACTCTACCATGTGGAGCCCAATGGGATGGGTGATCATTGGCGGTCTGGTGGCTTCAACAGCGCTAACGTTGATTGTTGTGCCGGTGTTGTACAAGCTCTTCACGCCCCAGGTTAAGGTTGAAAGTTAA
- a CDS encoding polysaccharide biosynthesis tyrosine autokinase, giving the protein MQNPNSDQNYLPVYTNQVAYEGDLLPESGAGFPGYGSEPVVEESQFKELINLLYAGRWLILGAFLIVMAATALYTFTRVPAYRAHSLVVLDKRLAPDLKDALEAGPHSNGSSSRSVDTEVYVLQRSLGVSRRVSARLQELGRDPETGNALPLLAKGLSVDHLAEVIQYQIEVSREQVEDVLRISAISVDPGEARLLADLYAAEFVEHALGRSRSRLAATRFFLENEAGKRQDELNTLEEQMRQFMAQNRGIILADGTANLVSQVAELEALRDEIVLEARMKQVVREDLLASIQSMQPQLATHVSANVPAKIESVQASIAEQEGTLEQIYRQNPELRNLTGAGQPAAIISHKNEIARLQNVLVDLTEQYIQQVVTFGEASAESPEGTLAAFGRLRRELANEDIEIGRLNARVDVVNKHLATFQRQLEGLPAQTIRLTQLQRQINTTERAYLLLSEKLEDVRISEESEQGYAEIVRKAALPFKPEFPNKPKSMILGALVGLLIGLGLAVIRQQIYKNTMVTPDDVRKLGYALIGVIPSMRDFVKQQYRGVKLVEHNGYLNDSCLISLQPASSFVVDAYRRVRMNILGAQGETAVQSLLVTSPNPEEGKSITALNLAIASAQAGQRTVIVDTDLRRPSIHAKLGIDADPGITHMINERKLQFRKALGHVDNLYVLTAGAPTDDAADVVASKEMPQLIHELKRLFDMVILDSPPFMLVSDPLMLSAMCDATVIVASAGKTRAEDLHQGMHELQKTGGRVLGVLLNEFNPVGLYSTRTKYKYYRYTNHYATQMQADPVLQS; this is encoded by the coding sequence ATGCAAAACCCTAATTCAGATCAGAATTATCTGCCTGTCTATACCAACCAGGTAGCTTACGAAGGTGACTTATTACCCGAAAGTGGCGCAGGATTTCCTGGATATGGCTCCGAGCCCGTTGTTGAAGAGTCTCAGTTCAAAGAACTGATAAACTTATTGTATGCGGGTCGGTGGTTGATCTTGGGCGCGTTTCTGATCGTAATGGCTGCAACAGCCCTCTATACGTTTACCCGCGTACCTGCCTACCGGGCACACAGCCTCGTGGTTTTAGACAAGCGGCTGGCCCCAGATCTGAAAGACGCCCTTGAGGCAGGGCCACATTCGAACGGTTCCTCGAGTCGGTCGGTGGATACAGAAGTTTACGTATTACAGCGTTCCCTGGGGGTGTCGCGCCGGGTTAGCGCCCGTTTACAGGAGTTGGGCCGCGATCCTGAAACAGGAAATGCGCTACCTTTGCTTGCAAAAGGCCTTAGTGTGGACCATTTGGCAGAGGTTATTCAGTATCAGATTGAGGTCAGCAGGGAGCAGGTGGAAGACGTGTTGCGGATTTCAGCCATTTCGGTTGATCCTGGAGAAGCAAGGCTATTGGCCGATTTGTATGCAGCTGAATTTGTAGAGCATGCATTGGGGCGTAGTCGTTCCCGGCTGGCAGCAACGCGATTCTTCCTGGAAAATGAAGCCGGCAAACGGCAAGATGAACTGAATACGCTGGAAGAGCAGATGCGGCAGTTCATGGCTCAAAATCGAGGCATTATCCTCGCTGATGGTACAGCAAACCTGGTTTCGCAAGTGGCTGAACTGGAGGCCTTGCGTGATGAGATTGTACTGGAAGCCAGAATGAAGCAGGTTGTACGGGAAGATTTGCTTGCGTCTATCCAGTCAATGCAGCCGCAACTTGCCACGCATGTGTCTGCCAATGTGCCGGCAAAAATTGAATCCGTTCAGGCTTCCATTGCTGAGCAAGAGGGAACGCTTGAACAAATTTATCGCCAGAATCCCGAATTAAGAAACCTTACAGGGGCAGGACAGCCGGCTGCAATTATCTCTCATAAAAATGAAATTGCGCGGTTGCAGAACGTACTTGTCGATTTAACAGAGCAATATATCCAGCAAGTAGTGACCTTTGGTGAGGCATCAGCCGAGAGCCCGGAGGGCACACTGGCAGCATTTGGCCGGCTTCGTCGTGAACTAGCAAATGAAGACATCGAAATTGGCCGGCTCAACGCCCGGGTTGATGTGGTAAACAAGCACCTCGCCACTTTTCAGCGTCAGCTTGAAGGGTTGCCGGCCCAGACGATTCGACTTACGCAATTGCAGCGCCAGATTAATACTACGGAGCGTGCATACCTCTTGCTGAGCGAAAAGCTCGAAGATGTACGTATTTCGGAAGAATCAGAGCAGGGCTACGCAGAGATTGTGCGCAAAGCAGCGCTCCCTTTTAAACCCGAATTTCCGAACAAACCGAAAAGCATGATTTTGGGGGCGTTGGTCGGTTTGCTAATTGGACTTGGGCTTGCTGTAATTCGCCAGCAAATCTACAAAAACACCATGGTCACGCCAGACGATGTACGCAAGTTGGGGTATGCCTTGATTGGCGTTATTCCGAGCATGCGTGACTTTGTGAAGCAGCAGTATCGTGGTGTGAAGCTTGTTGAGCACAACGGGTATCTGAATGATAGTTGCCTTATTTCTCTTCAGCCGGCTTCTTCATTTGTTGTGGATGCTTACAGGCGCGTTCGAATGAACATTCTAGGGGCACAGGGAGAAACTGCAGTACAAAGCTTGCTGGTTACAAGTCCGAACCCCGAAGAGGGAAAAAGTATTACAGCGCTCAACCTGGCTATTGCGAGTGCGCAGGCGGGGCAGCGTACGGTTATTGTAGATACTGACCTTCGCCGGCCATCGATCCATGCTAAACTAGGCATTGATGCTGATCCTGGTATTACACACATGATTAATGAGCGGAAGCTTCAGTTTCGTAAAGCGCTCGGGCATGTGGACAACCTGTATGTGTTAACTGCCGGCGCACCAACTGATGACGCCGCTGACGTGGTTGCTTCCAAAGAAATGCCGCAGCTTATCCATGAGTTGAAGCGCCTGTTTGACATGGTAATTCTTGACTCCCCCCCTTTCATGCTGGTCTCAGATCCTTTGATGTTATCTGCCATGTGCGACGCCACCGTTATCGTTGCGTCTGCAGGCAAAACCCGGGCTGAAGACTTGCACCAGGGTATGCACGAAT